The following coding sequences lie in one Methylomonas sp. UP202 genomic window:
- a CDS encoding diguanylate cyclase: protein MGEDFNFHEFKASKHLPSPAGTALTVMQLVQKTDTSVQKLAEVIKADPALTARILSFANSAAFGARRPIANVFDAVQMMGLHAVRNFAVSLSLVGNNRQGACTQFDYGTYWMKSLATAVAIAVLTARERTVAPEEAFTVGILADIGKLALATAWPDIYSKCLAQASGAELLKLEEQYFAINHRRLTLILIQDWGIPEVFVNALKMSFGPPQAEVNRMVRFASQLAFARQIAHYCIADDPYRKVSLPDLQRDAALHNIEKEAFSTFAEDVVCQWHEWGKLIDVQTETRLTFPETESDTSNTLPGLRILLVDDDALLLTRLCKQLTAAGHQVEVCRDGKSALQIVLERKPQLLITDWRMSPMDGLALTKILRDLEIGKMLYVIMLTAATTEDELVEAFDAGIDDYVTKPVNLRILLARIRAGQRIITLQQELEKEKQEIEHYNAELAVANRRLSVIANTDMLTGLPNRRYALSRLQQEWEAVLRHQKSISVMMLDLDHFKMVNDTLGHDAGDVVLTHVANIMKTAVRATDIACRFGGEEFLVIATNTDGQTALSLAERIRQVIQSQQPKDIDLPRPLTVSIGVAGSVGNRPGWQELIKLADAALYEVKAGTRNASSLASY, encoded by the coding sequence GTGGGAGAAGATTTCAATTTTCACGAATTCAAGGCTTCCAAGCACTTGCCATCGCCGGCGGGTACTGCTTTGACTGTCATGCAACTGGTGCAAAAAACAGATACGAGCGTACAAAAACTGGCTGAAGTAATAAAGGCCGATCCGGCCTTGACCGCGCGTATCCTAAGTTTTGCCAATTCAGCTGCGTTCGGTGCGCGCCGGCCTATAGCCAATGTATTCGACGCAGTACAGATGATGGGGCTGCACGCAGTGCGCAATTTTGCCGTGAGTCTGTCGTTGGTCGGCAATAACCGGCAAGGAGCGTGCACACAGTTCGATTACGGCACTTATTGGATGAAGTCGCTAGCTACGGCTGTCGCCATCGCAGTGCTTACTGCCCGTGAACGCACTGTAGCTCCCGAAGAGGCTTTTACTGTGGGAATACTGGCCGACATCGGCAAATTGGCACTGGCGACGGCATGGCCAGATATTTACTCCAAGTGTCTCGCCCAAGCCAGCGGCGCTGAACTACTGAAACTGGAAGAACAATATTTTGCCATCAATCATCGCCGGCTGACGTTGATACTGATACAGGATTGGGGCATACCGGAAGTATTTGTCAACGCATTGAAAATGAGTTTCGGCCCGCCGCAGGCTGAAGTTAACCGTATGGTTCGCTTTGCCAGCCAACTGGCATTTGCCAGGCAAATTGCGCATTACTGTATCGCGGACGACCCTTACCGAAAAGTGTCCCTGCCCGATCTACAGCGGGATGCGGCATTGCATAACATTGAGAAAGAAGCATTTAGTACGTTTGCCGAAGATGTCGTGTGCCAATGGCACGAATGGGGTAAGCTGATTGACGTCCAGACCGAAACCAGGCTCACCTTTCCAGAAACCGAATCCGATACGAGCAACACCTTACCCGGTTTGCGTATATTACTAGTAGACGACGACGCTTTACTATTGACGCGACTCTGCAAACAACTGACAGCAGCCGGCCACCAGGTAGAAGTCTGTCGGGATGGCAAATCCGCCTTGCAAATTGTGTTGGAACGCAAACCGCAACTGCTCATTACCGACTGGCGCATGTCGCCAATGGATGGTCTCGCGCTCACAAAAATCTTACGCGACTTGGAAATAGGCAAAATGCTGTACGTCATTATGTTAACCGCAGCAACTACAGAAGACGAGCTGGTGGAAGCGTTCGATGCTGGCATCGACGATTACGTAACCAAACCAGTCAACCTCAGAATCTTATTGGCGCGTATCCGAGCCGGTCAACGCATCATTACCTTGCAGCAGGAGCTGGAAAAGGAAAAGCAGGAAATTGAGCATTACAATGCCGAGTTGGCGGTTGCCAACCGGCGTCTCAGCGTTATTGCCAATACCGATATGCTGACTGGGTTGCCGAACAGACGCTACGCGCTATCACGTTTGCAGCAGGAGTGGGAAGCGGTTCTGCGTCATCAAAAATCGATCAGCGTGATGATGCTGGACCTGGACCATTTCAAAATGGTAAACGATACTCTGGGTCACGATGCCGGTGATGTCGTGTTGACCCATGTCGCAAATATAATGAAAACAGCGGTCAGAGCCACAGATATCGCTTGCCGCTTTGGCGGGGAAGAGTTTTTGGTAATCGCCACTAACACTGACGGCCAAACAGCGCTGTCGTTGGCCGAGCGTATCCGTCAGGTCATTCAGTCGCAACAGCCCAAAGACATCGATCTGCCCAGGCCGCTTACCGTGAGCATTGGTGTCGCAGGCTCTGTTGGCAATCGGCCCGGATGGCAGGAATTGATCAAATTGGCGGACGCGGCCCTTTATGAAGTCAAAGCTGGCACGCGTAACGCCTCCTCGCTGGCTTCGTATTAA
- a CDS encoding DNA/RNA non-specific endonuclease has translation MTDRLTAHALLLLVIFAALPMSGNAHPGKVNIEGCHTERKTGEYHCHPERAKPATAPAPAVSEPILSPSASSLAESSAVSPTEAPTIAGDRMKLDYQGFTVWLDCSQRGPVRFEYIASKDSGDLPRAKDFSLDPAVPKECQQFSAAAYGHGYDRGHQVPANHLDGSEEALRQSNYMTNILPQVAQMNRGAWERTEEIIECYRDLEDLHVIGGVIWGNNPADDYFLRSHGVKTPDAFWKVVIRGTGQDQRAIAWVVPNSPSATKSNLDRYLISVGNLEQLIGETLPVAAYAKHDKPAASWHIPHGCNKG, from the coding sequence ATGACCGACCGACTTACCGCTCACGCTTTACTTCTGCTAGTAATATTCGCGGCGCTCCCTATGTCCGGCAACGCGCACCCCGGTAAAGTCAACATCGAAGGCTGCCACACCGAACGCAAGACCGGCGAATATCATTGCCATCCTGAGCGGGCCAAGCCCGCCACCGCACCGGCACCGGCGGTCAGCGAACCGATCTTGTCGCCATCGGCATCCAGTCTTGCCGAATCCAGCGCCGTCAGTCCGACCGAAGCGCCCACGATCGCAGGCGATCGGATGAAACTCGACTATCAGGGCTTCACGGTTTGGCTGGACTGCAGCCAGCGCGGCCCGGTTCGCTTCGAGTACATCGCGAGCAAAGACAGCGGTGATCTACCTCGCGCGAAAGACTTTTCGCTCGATCCGGCTGTCCCCAAAGAATGCCAGCAGTTCAGCGCCGCCGCTTATGGTCACGGCTACGACCGGGGCCACCAAGTGCCGGCCAACCATCTTGACGGTTCCGAAGAGGCCCTCCGGCAATCGAACTACATGACCAATATCTTGCCCCAAGTGGCGCAGATGAACCGGGGAGCCTGGGAGCGAACCGAGGAAATCATCGAGTGTTACCGCGACCTCGAAGACCTGCACGTCATTGGCGGCGTGATTTGGGGGAATAACCCCGCCGACGACTATTTTTTGAGATCACACGGCGTCAAAACGCCGGACGCCTTTTGGAAAGTCGTGATTCGTGGCACCGGTCAGGATCAACGAGCCATTGCTTGGGTGGTGCCGAACAGCCCATCGGCTACCAAGAGCAACTTGGATCGATACTTGATTTCCGTCGGCAATTTGGAACAGCTCATAGGTGAAACCCTCCCGGTCGCCGCCTACGCCAAACACGACAAGCCGGCCGCATCCTGGCATATTCCGCACGGCTGTAATAAAGGGTAG
- a CDS encoding site-specific integrase: MTNLVWERYPFLSENPYGRSWLVLLGNLGRADATLDAYARALSNYFRFCQGLGVEAEKATLEHVSLYVRYLGGDAQDGKKSYCHSNATMQQYLTAVRLWYDHLVYQDIRDFNPVPRGTYLNRNSDYHPGFAHGLIRRLKLLPAIPSEEDWKKLIEAVTQESLRNRLMFALAYYGALRREELVNLRVTDFDFAHRLIRIRPETTKSSTPRTVCYAATAGNALSEYLVYRHRINQQAGLVFFSESRRNAGQPISKWTWSKIVEGLAKQAGVEGFSTHSLRHLRLTHLAQAGWKLHELSAYAGHRNPQTTLMYLHLSGADLLNRMTEAIRYADAKIDAALFAKME; encoded by the coding sequence ATGACTAATCTCGTTTGGGAACGTTACCCCTTTCTTTCTGAAAACCCGTACGGTAGATCATGGCTGGTTCTGCTGGGTAACTTGGGACGTGCCGACGCAACGCTCGACGCCTATGCGCGCGCACTCAGCAATTACTTTAGATTTTGCCAAGGCTTGGGAGTGGAAGCCGAAAAAGCCACGCTGGAGCACGTCTCCCTCTATGTTCGGTATTTGGGTGGCGATGCTCAGGATGGAAAAAAGTCATACTGCCACTCGAATGCTACGATGCAGCAATATCTTACGGCAGTTCGCCTGTGGTATGACCATTTGGTTTACCAAGATATTCGGGACTTTAATCCAGTCCCTCGTGGCACTTATCTGAATCGAAATAGCGACTACCATCCTGGATTTGCGCACGGCTTGATTCGGCGACTTAAACTACTACCTGCCATTCCCTCGGAAGAGGATTGGAAAAAACTCATCGAAGCGGTTACTCAGGAATCTCTTCGAAATAGATTGATGTTCGCTCTGGCTTATTATGGCGCCTTGCGGCGTGAGGAATTGGTGAATTTGCGTGTCACCGACTTCGATTTTGCTCATCGCCTCATTCGTATTCGACCCGAAACCACAAAGAGCAGTACACCTCGAACAGTCTGTTATGCCGCTACTGCTGGAAATGCATTGAGCGAATATTTGGTTTATCGTCATCGGATCAATCAGCAAGCCGGATTAGTATTTTTCTCCGAATCACGCCGCAACGCTGGTCAGCCAATTTCGAAATGGACCTGGAGCAAGATTGTCGAAGGCTTGGCAAAACAGGCCGGTGTCGAGGGCTTTAGTACACATAGCTTGCGCCATCTGCGTTTGACTCACCTCGCACAAGCTGGCTGGAAACTGCATGAGCTGAGTGCCTATGCGGGACACCGCAACCCGCAAACGACATTGATGTACCTTCATCTTTCCGGCGCAGACCTACTAAACCGGATGACTGAGGCCATCCGTTATGCCGATGCCAAAATCGACGCGGCTTTATTTGCGAAGATGGAGTAA
- a CDS encoding response regulator has product MTKPVIKVSFVFLLVVISMAMIAAETLKLLLLNALSLWEIVLTPLQNILIDTIVPSVLAAAVIWLYAIRPLVSRIAEGQAINDSHTKYQQHLFKALDIHALVSVTDAQGRITLANRHFCQVSGYGEDELLGQDHRIVNSGYHDKTFMRDMWRSIAQGEPWQGEICNRNKHGELYWVDTTIMPILGDNGKPVQYMSIRRDITQLKENENCLLTLKRALDASNEMILVTDASGNIQYANPTVCNFTGWSESDLLGNTPDILDSSNASKEMLARMQHDLLEDGAWRGRLLNRRRGAEPFQIAGQTTPPDERDYWADINITAIRDNEKALIGYVQIQRDITDQVNSEQALLMENADTTARLAISETLQKTLPLQERITQVLDILFELKAFDLQRKGGLFLKDPEQDFLDMFVLHGRFSEEFIRREQRIPYGACLCGRAAISQELIVSDDCFCDPRHDHVFDGMQAHGHYILPIVSAGKTLGILFLYTDPYPVRLESRLTMLQQVSDMLALAILQEQVKKSLEAARNAAEQATRIKSEFLANMSHEIRTPMNGVLGMLDIVKDTDLNAEQLDLIDTACNSAESLLIIINDILDFSKLEAGKVELECVEFNLQVIIEEVCTLMSGRAHDKGLELNCFLPPDLQKRWRSDPNRIRQVLTNLVGNAIKFTDHGEVFIKVMQQEQNGDTAMLRFEVKDTGIGLSPEDQARLFQPFAQADSSTARRFGGTGLGLSISKNLVKIMGGNIGVESASGEGACFWFTLSLQAGETVLPAPASDLTEKRALIVDDNATNRKILFHYLEHWGMNVSATNNAAEALEILASAVRDSQPFDILLSDLQMPEMDGYALADAIDKDPAIARIPRLLLSSGGFGSESERAKFGFAQVLLKPVRQVMLFDAIINALQTPVEKPAGKVTNNLELPDFSCKRILVAEDNKVNQKVIVGRLTRFHCYVDLVENGMEALEKLTHGRYDLVLMDCQMPVMDGYEAVRTLRGRELSGQFERTPVVALTAHASNEERDKCLSAGMDDFLTKPVSKTLLIKTLTHWLGKRELGESSGDTPIARHSNTGTDDIVWDFATSLKHLDNDTELLQDMVDLFIEDSPARLSDVENALAIGDLPALANAAHAIKGMAGHFCAGRLTALAADLEHSARHSDTADFAEMVKAVRNAVNELIAALGREVGT; this is encoded by the coding sequence ATGACGAAACCGGTTATCAAAGTCTCATTTGTTTTCCTTCTTGTTGTTATCAGCATGGCGATGATAGCGGCCGAAACTCTAAAGTTATTGCTGCTGAACGCATTGTCGCTATGGGAAATTGTGCTGACTCCACTACAGAACATTTTGATCGACACGATCGTACCGAGCGTTCTGGCTGCTGCGGTAATATGGCTATACGCCATACGGCCCTTAGTATCCAGGATCGCAGAGGGACAAGCCATTAACGACAGTCATACCAAATATCAACAGCATCTATTTAAGGCATTAGATATCCATGCGCTGGTCAGTGTCACTGACGCGCAAGGCCGAATTACCCTGGCCAACAGACACTTTTGCCAAGTGTCCGGTTACGGCGAGGACGAATTGTTAGGGCAAGATCACCGCATCGTAAATTCCGGTTATCACGACAAAACGTTCATGCGTGATATGTGGCGTAGCATTGCGCAGGGCGAGCCTTGGCAAGGCGAAATATGCAACCGAAATAAACACGGTGAACTTTATTGGGTGGATACCACCATCATGCCAATTCTGGGGGACAATGGCAAACCGGTTCAGTATATGTCAATCCGCCGTGACATTACTCAGTTGAAAGAAAATGAAAATTGTCTTTTGACCTTGAAGCGGGCGCTGGATGCCAGCAACGAAATGATTCTAGTCACTGACGCGTCCGGCAATATTCAATATGCTAACCCGACCGTATGCAATTTTACTGGCTGGTCAGAATCTGATTTGCTAGGAAATACGCCGGATATACTAGACAGTTCCAATGCCAGCAAGGAAATGTTGGCGCGCATGCAACACGACCTACTGGAAGACGGCGCCTGGAGAGGACGATTACTCAACCGCCGTCGCGGAGCCGAGCCGTTTCAGATTGCCGGCCAAACCACGCCGCCCGACGAAAGGGATTACTGGGCGGATATCAATATCACGGCCATTCGAGATAACGAAAAAGCGCTGATCGGTTATGTTCAAATCCAGCGTGATATAACGGATCAAGTTAACAGTGAACAGGCGCTATTGATGGAAAATGCCGATACCACCGCTAGACTGGCTATTTCGGAAACATTGCAAAAAACGCTTCCTCTACAGGAGCGCATTACTCAGGTGCTCGACATTTTGTTCGAACTGAAAGCGTTCGATCTGCAGCGAAAGGGTGGCCTGTTTCTAAAAGACCCTGAGCAAGATTTTCTGGATATGTTCGTGTTGCATGGTAGATTCAGTGAGGAATTCATTCGTCGTGAACAACGCATTCCCTACGGCGCCTGCCTGTGCGGACGTGCAGCCATCTCGCAGGAGCTAATCGTGTCGGACGATTGTTTTTGCGATCCACGCCACGATCATGTTTTCGATGGCATGCAGGCACACGGCCACTACATCCTGCCGATAGTGTCGGCAGGCAAAACCTTGGGTATTTTATTTTTATATACGGATCCCTACCCGGTCCGTCTTGAGTCTCGTCTGACCATGTTACAGCAGGTCAGTGATATGCTGGCGCTAGCGATTTTGCAGGAACAGGTAAAGAAATCGCTGGAAGCGGCACGGAATGCTGCGGAACAAGCTACCAGGATTAAATCAGAATTTCTAGCTAACATGAGTCATGAAATCCGAACACCCATGAACGGTGTGTTGGGCATGTTGGATATTGTTAAAGATACTGATCTCAACGCTGAGCAGCTCGACTTAATTGATACGGCCTGTAATTCGGCGGAGTCCCTGTTGATTATCATCAACGATATTTTGGATTTTTCTAAGCTGGAGGCCGGTAAGGTCGAGTTGGAATGCGTCGAGTTTAATTTACAGGTGATAATAGAGGAAGTCTGTACATTGATGTCCGGACGCGCCCATGACAAAGGTTTAGAGCTCAATTGCTTTTTGCCCCCGGATTTACAAAAACGCTGGCGGAGCGACCCCAATCGGATACGGCAAGTACTGACTAATTTGGTCGGCAACGCGATCAAGTTTACCGATCACGGTGAGGTCTTTATCAAGGTAATGCAGCAAGAACAAAACGGCGATACAGCTATGTTACGTTTTGAAGTAAAAGATACCGGCATTGGTTTAAGTCCGGAAGACCAAGCCAGATTGTTTCAGCCGTTTGCACAGGCTGACAGTTCGACCGCACGCCGATTTGGCGGTACTGGCTTGGGGCTGTCTATCAGTAAAAATCTGGTTAAGATTATGGGGGGAAACATTGGGGTAGAAAGTGCTTCAGGAGAGGGAGCCTGTTTCTGGTTCACATTGTCGCTGCAGGCCGGCGAAACAGTTTTGCCTGCTCCTGCTTCTGATTTGACCGAAAAGCGCGCTTTGATCGTTGATGACAATGCGACCAACCGCAAGATCTTGTTTCACTACCTCGAACATTGGGGAATGAATGTTTCCGCAACTAATAATGCCGCTGAGGCGCTGGAGATACTTGCGTCAGCGGTGCGTGACAGCCAGCCCTTCGATATCCTGCTGTCGGACTTACAAATGCCGGAGATGGATGGTTACGCTTTGGCCGATGCCATCGACAAAGATCCTGCAATCGCTCGGATACCGCGACTGCTATTGTCGTCTGGCGGCTTCGGTAGCGAAAGCGAACGGGCGAAATTTGGTTTTGCGCAAGTCTTGTTAAAGCCTGTGAGGCAAGTAATGCTCTTCGATGCCATCATTAACGCCCTCCAGACGCCTGTCGAAAAACCGGCTGGTAAAGTTACAAATAACCTTGAGCTGCCGGATTTTAGTTGTAAGCGTATTTTGGTCGCCGAAGACAATAAAGTTAACCAAAAAGTGATTGTTGGCAGGTTAACCCGCTTCCACTGTTACGTTGATCTGGTGGAAAATGGAATGGAGGCGTTGGAAAAGCTGACGCATGGTAGATACGATCTGGTGTTGATGGATTGCCAAATGCCAGTGATGGACGGCTATGAGGCCGTCCGCACTCTGCGCGGACGTGAATTGAGTGGACAGTTTGAGCGCACGCCCGTTGTCGCCCTAACAGCTCATGCCTCCAATGAGGAACGCGATAAGTGCCTGTCTGCAGGAATGGATGATTTCCTCACCAAACCGGTTTCTAAAACACTGTTAATAAAAACGCTAACACACTGGCTGGGTAAACGGGAACTGGGTGAATCGAGTGGCGACACGCCGATTGCAAGGCATAGCAACACCGGAACAGACGACATAGTATGGGATTTTGCCACATCGTTAAAGCATTTGGACAATGATACGGAATTGCTGCAGGACATGGTCGATCTATTTATCGAAGATAGTCCAGCCAGACTTTCCGATGTAGAAAATGCGCTGGCCATTGGCGATCTGCCAGCCTTGGCCAACGCTGCGCACGCCATTAAAGGTATGGCAGGGCATTTTTGCGCCGGTCGTTTGACGGCGTTGGCTGCTGATTTGGAGCATAGTGCCAGACACTCCGATACCGCCGATTTTGCAGAAATGGTTAAGGCAGTCAGGAATGCCGTCAACGAATTAATCGCGGCCCTGGGGCGGGAAGTAGGAACTTAA
- a CDS encoding Y-family DNA polymerase, whose protein sequence is MSARVMSVLETYSPTQELYSIDEAFLDFTDLYPGRQDPFAYAQQIKRSVQRQVGIPVCVGLGPTKTLAKLANFAAKKWPKTGGVVNLSDPDRREKLMKIVPVDEVWGIGRQLAQQLNGLGIQTVWDLAKQSPQKMQQRFSVVMARTIMELNGISCLDLETVAPAKQQIVCSRTFGRRLTTYGELHAAMAEFTGRACEKLRQQQSVASQVSVFIRTNGFAPHEPQYQRQASRCLVFPASDTRVILATVESLLSSVYHAGFGYYKCGVQLGDISPALAPNQLDLFDDRAGAGKVDGRVMQTVDAINRRYPKGIAVAAAWIDQNWKPRAHCLSPRYTTSWRELPIVHCR, encoded by the coding sequence ATGTCGGCAAGAGTGATGTCCGTGTTGGAAACCTACTCGCCGACGCAGGAACTGTATTCGATTGACGAGGCCTTTCTGGACTTCACCGACCTGTATCCCGGCCGTCAAGACCCGTTCGCTTACGCCCAACAGATCAAGCGCTCGGTACAGCGTCAGGTCGGCATTCCAGTCTGTGTCGGACTGGGGCCGACCAAGACCCTGGCCAAGTTGGCCAATTTCGCCGCGAAGAAGTGGCCGAAAACCGGTGGCGTAGTAAATCTGTCCGATCCGGACCGACGCGAAAAGCTGATGAAGATTGTGCCGGTCGATGAAGTGTGGGGCATCGGTCGCCAGCTCGCCCAGCAACTCAATGGTCTAGGCATTCAAACGGTTTGGGATTTGGCCAAGCAATCGCCGCAGAAAATGCAGCAACGTTTCAGCGTGGTTATGGCCCGAACCATTATGGAATTGAATGGAATCAGTTGTCTGGATCTGGAGACTGTGGCGCCCGCGAAACAACAAATTGTTTGCTCGCGCACCTTCGGCAGACGGTTGACGACTTATGGCGAGTTGCACGCCGCGATGGCCGAGTTCACCGGCCGAGCCTGTGAGAAACTGCGCCAACAACAATCGGTTGCAAGCCAAGTGTCGGTGTTTATTCGCACTAACGGCTTTGCCCCTCACGAACCGCAGTATCAGCGTCAGGCCAGCCGCTGCCTGGTCTTTCCCGCTAGCGACACTCGGGTGATACTGGCTACGGTTGAAAGCCTGCTGTCCAGCGTCTACCATGCCGGTTTTGGCTATTATAAATGTGGCGTGCAACTCGGCGACATTTCACCCGCGTTAGCGCCAAATCAATTGGACCTGTTTGACGATCGGGCCGGCGCGGGCAAGGTCGATGGACGCGTGATGCAAACCGTCGACGCCATCAATCGGCGCTACCCTAAAGGCATTGCGGTGGCCGCCGCCTGGATCGACCAGAACTGGAAACCTAGAGCACACTGCTTGTCGCCACGATACACCACGTCTTGGCGGGAACTGCCGATTGTTCATTGCCGATAA
- a CDS encoding Y-family DNA polymerase: MAPLKKLIPMPDPRNSLSALPPRPLIALVDCNSFYVSCECVFRPDLWDKPVGVLSNNDGCFIARNKALKSLGVKMGVPLFQVADLVKKHDVHLFSSNFALYGDMSFRVMSLLETFSPSTEIYSIDEAFLDLTGICQQDPIGYGLTIKQSIQKNTGIPVCVGMGPTKTLAKLANFAAKKWPKTNGVVDLSCPQRRERLMRLLPVNEVWGIGSSLSQQLSQLGIHTVWTLAQQPVQRMQSQFSVVLARTIMELNGISCLELAEIAPDKQEIMCSRSFKRPLDNLKELSEALAEFCSRAAEKLRAQGSTADRLTVFIRTNPFNPQEPQYQRSATLKLAIGTQDTRRLINVAKQLLQGIYKEGYRYQKCGIQLSGLYPNTMPGQTDLFANPKSSKERELMACFDKINHRFPKSISIAATGLNKSWQFQPERMSKRYTTQWDELAIVKCS; this comes from the coding sequence TTGGCGCCACTTAAAAAGCTTATTCCTATGCCCGACCCACGCAATTCCCTTTCTGCACTGCCGCCGCGACCCCTGATTGCCTTAGTAGACTGTAACTCATTTTATGTCAGTTGCGAGTGCGTATTCCGTCCGGATTTATGGGATAAGCCGGTAGGCGTACTCAGCAATAACGATGGATGCTTTATCGCTAGGAACAAGGCTTTAAAATCCCTCGGTGTCAAAATGGGGGTGCCGCTCTTTCAAGTGGCCGACTTGGTTAAAAAACATGATGTCCATTTGTTTTCATCAAATTTCGCGTTATATGGCGACATGTCATTCAGAGTGATGTCATTATTAGAGACATTTTCACCGAGTACCGAAATTTATTCGATTGACGAGGCATTCTTGGATTTGACCGGGATTTGTCAGCAAGACCCTATCGGTTATGGTCTCACTATTAAACAATCGATCCAGAAAAATACCGGCATCCCAGTTTGCGTCGGAATGGGGCCGACTAAAACGTTGGCAAAACTGGCAAATTTTGCCGCTAAAAAATGGCCTAAAACCAACGGTGTTGTGGATTTGTCCTGCCCTCAACGGCGGGAGCGGTTAATGCGCCTGTTACCGGTCAATGAAGTCTGGGGTATAGGTTCAAGCCTAAGCCAGCAGCTCTCGCAACTCGGCATTCACACCGTCTGGACTTTGGCGCAGCAGCCCGTTCAACGAATGCAGTCGCAGTTCAGTGTTGTTTTGGCTCGAACGATCATGGAACTAAATGGCATTTCCTGCCTGGAGCTTGCAGAAATAGCGCCGGACAAACAAGAAATCATGTGTTCCAGAAGTTTTAAGCGGCCTTTAGATAATTTGAAGGAATTATCGGAAGCTTTAGCCGAGTTCTGCAGCCGGGCAGCGGAAAAGCTCAGAGCACAGGGTTCGACAGCAGATCGTTTAACCGTGTTTATCAGGACTAACCCGTTTAATCCACAAGAACCTCAATATCAACGTTCAGCAACTTTGAAATTGGCAATAGGCACGCAAGATACACGCAGGTTGATCAATGTTGCCAAGCAGTTGTTGCAGGGTATTTACAAGGAGGGTTACCGTTACCAGAAATGCGGAATCCAATTAAGTGGCCTTTACCCCAATACCATGCCTGGTCAGACGGATTTGTTTGCCAACCCAAAATCTTCAAAGGAGCGAGAGTTAATGGCCTGCTTCGATAAAATCAACCATCGGTTTCCTAAGTCCATATCTATAGCCGCCACAGGATTAAACAAAAGCTGGCAGTTCCAGCCCGAACGCATGTCAAAACGCTATACAACCCAGTGGGATGAGTTGGCGATTGTAAAATGCAGCTAG
- a CDS encoding SpoIIE family protein phosphatase, with protein sequence MVDDDRMTRLHLKNLVCKAGHRVVEAANGLEGVSAFENEAPDLILMDVSMPVMTGYEAATLIKQQASERFVPIIFLTAHSDDESLAQCVVSGGDDFLAKPVNKVLLNAKITAMLRISRMNRELEVYKRRTEEEIELSHHVFDSLTRRMSDNIISEITNWQRSAGHFNGDLMIYDKSPSGKLYLLLGDFTGHGLSAAIGALPTSDVFFAMTRRDFDAASILAEINRKLREIMPISHFCASGFICYDAETDLIEIFNGGLPPIIVLDANRKIVSHINSRNLPLGILSAGSFQPEITTLTKKIGYTLILYSDGVTEARNSDGQMFGEDRLNAALQSADAPYSAIKTALEHYIGSQPLEDDVSLVTISL encoded by the coding sequence TTGGTCGACGATGACCGCATGACCCGCCTACACCTGAAAAACTTAGTGTGCAAAGCGGGGCATCGTGTGGTCGAAGCGGCGAATGGCCTCGAAGGTGTTTCGGCATTTGAAAACGAAGCGCCTGATTTGATATTGATGGATGTAAGCATGCCAGTGATGACTGGTTACGAAGCCGCTACCCTGATTAAACAGCAAGCGTCAGAGCGTTTTGTACCAATCATTTTTCTCACCGCGCATAGCGACGATGAATCTTTGGCTCAATGTGTGGTCAGCGGCGGCGACGACTTTTTGGCAAAACCGGTCAATAAGGTCTTATTAAACGCCAAAATTACCGCGATGTTGCGTATTAGCCGCATGAATCGCGAGTTGGAAGTCTATAAAAGACGCACAGAGGAGGAAATCGAATTGAGCCATCATGTGTTCGACTCGCTGACCCGACGGATGAGTGATAACATCATCTCGGAAATAACTAACTGGCAGCGTTCGGCTGGTCATTTTAACGGCGATTTGATGATTTATGACAAGTCGCCCTCCGGCAAATTGTATCTGCTGTTGGGCGATTTCACCGGGCACGGCCTATCCGCAGCAATTGGAGCCCTGCCAACTTCGGACGTGTTTTTTGCTATGACGCGGCGCGATTTCGACGCCGCTTCTATTCTGGCCGAGATCAACCGGAAATTGCGCGAGATCATGCCTATCAGCCACTTTTGCGCCAGTGGCTTTATATGCTACGACGCAGAAACGGATTTGATTGAAATATTCAATGGAGGCCTGCCTCCTATAATCGTCTTGGATGCTAACCGCAAAATCGTTAGCCACATTAATTCGCGTAACTTGCCCTTGGGCATTCTATCTGCAGGCAGTTTTCAACCAGAAATTACGACTCTAACAAAAAAAATCGGATATACGCTGATACTCTATTCTGACGGTGTGACTGAAGCGCGAAATAGCGACGGCCAAATGTTTGGCGAGGATAGATTAAATGCAGCTTTACAAAGCGCTGACGCACCTTATTCCGCCATAAAGACGGCATTGGAACACTATATTGGTAGCCAACCCTTGGAGGACGATGTATCTTTAGTAACAATAAGTCTGTAA